GGTTTGAAGCGCTGAgcacatatttattaaataaaacaaaattatttgacaaacaaaacaccaaccagCTGAACACAGTttccttcatttttattttttaattcagcaattacagtagaaaaaaaaaaccaaaacatttttatcAATGTTGGACTgggataaacattttaaaaaacacacagggtGGTTATTCTGCGCTGACAGTGATAGAAAGCAGGACTTCTTATTTAAGAGGTAGCGCTGAAGAGCTAAATGTCTGATATGCATGCATAGGCACTGGAATGAGAGATCAcctataaaaaacttttttttttaaactaaaaaacaaaatatttaatgacTTCAAAATTGCTCTGCATTTAAGGGCACGGCATCCTACTAAAACTCAGCAAAACTAGTCCAGTTCCAATcaggtgcaaaaaaataaaagctttgctATAACTTCTGTTGAAGTGCCACATTTGTGAGCAGAATTTGAACTTTAATACATGCAGCATTACCACAGTGACCACTGTGAGTGCACAGACTGGCAGCCAGCtctttaaaaagctgtatttaaGGGGCCTGACTTCAGGTAATACAGTCATGGGGGTGGTCTTTAGAATCAATCAGACTGTAGTTTTATGAAAACTGGCAAGGTTCTGTACAAAATGCAAGTGTGCCATTTTCTTTAGAACATTGTGGAACTATTTAAGGAGTGTACATTTGGGTTTAAAACCAGGGGATAAGAGTGGAGAACCAGTGTTGCAGTTTGAATGTAGTAGCAGCCACAGCTAAGGGACAGGTCaatttgggtttgggttggccTCTGCTGCTCTCTGTGCTAGCAGGCCGGCTTGACGCTTCCCGTAGCGGAGACCGAATGAGTTCCAGTTGTAGGAGGACATGTCCTTCTCCCGCTTCTCTGCTGGGGGGAGGGGCCTCACCGGAGTGGGGAGTTCTTTCAGGGGTAGCTCCGCCCTGAACAGCAGGCTGGCCAATGACATGGGAGCTCTTCCAGGGGACAGGGGAGTCCCCCAGGAAAACGGGATCTTTTTCTCGCTCAACATGTCCCGCATAAGGAGTTTTAGCAGCTCTCCTGGaaacaagaaaaatgtatttacttt
Above is a window of Polyodon spathula isolate WHYD16114869_AA chromosome 25, ASM1765450v1, whole genome shotgun sequence DNA encoding:
- the LOC121299969 gene encoding metastasis-suppressor KiSS-1-like, whose translation is MSLLVLPLLVLLVRAQQGDPLGAAPPISYPKPAGELLKLLMRDMLSEKKIPFSWGTPLSPGRAPMSLASLLFRAELPLKELPTPVRPLPPAEKREKDMSSYNWNSFGLRYGKRQAGLLAQRAAEANPNPN